The Lycium barbarum isolate Lr01 chromosome 10, ASM1917538v2, whole genome shotgun sequence genome includes a region encoding these proteins:
- the LOC132612926 gene encoding uncharacterized mitochondrial protein AtMg00820-like: protein MTKLSIEQEPRSYYEAVKDKRWIEAMQSEITALEENHNWEVAPLPMVKKDIGCKWVYKIEYNANGEVDRFKARLVAKGYNQKEGLDYQRNFSPVVKMVTVKVVISLAAIQG from the coding sequence ATGACTAAACTATCCATCGAACAAGAACCTAGAAGTTATTATGAGGCAGTTAAAGATAAAAGGTGGATTGAGGCTATGCAAAGTGAAATAACAGCCTTAGAAGAAAACCATAATTGGGAAGTTGCACCACTGCCTATGGTGAAGAAGGACATAGGGTGCAAGTGGGTGTATAAAATCGAGTATAATGCTAATGGTGAGGTTGATAGGTTTAAAGCTAGATTGGTTGCAAAGGGATACAATCAAAAGGAAGGGTTAGATTATCAAAGAAATTTTTCACCTGTGGTGAAAATGGTCACTGTCAAAGTTGTTATTTCTCTGGCTGCTATTCAAGGATAG